The Brevundimonas vesicularis genome includes the window TGACCCGTTCAGCCTCGGCGATCACCGTCGGATCGTCGGTCAGGCGCACGATCGCGCCCAGCCGCTCCAGCGCGAACTGGACCGAGGCGACATTGCCGGCGCCGTAGGCGATGACGGCGACCTCGGTCACAACACGCCCTTGGTCGACGGCACGGCGTCGCCCTCGACGCGGATGGCTTGGCGCAGGGCGCGGCCGAACGCCTTATAGACGGCTTCGGTCTTGTGGTGGTCGTCCTGGCCGGTGACCGAGATGTGGACGGCAGCGCCCATGGCCTCGGCCAATGAACGGAAGACGTGCGCCGTCAGGTCGGTGCGGTAGTCGCCGATGAATGGCGTCTCGAACGCTCCCTCGAACAGTGGATAGGGGCGGCCGGACAGGTCGATGGAGACCGTCGCATTGGCCTCGTCCATCGGCAGGACGAAGCCGTAGCGGGCGATGCCCTTGCGCTCGCCCAACGCCTGTTTCAACGCCTGACCAAGAGCGATGGCGCTGTCCTCGATCGTGTGGTGCGGATCGGTGTGCAGGTCGCCTTCGCATTGCAGACGCAGGGAGAAGCCGCCGTGGGCCGCGATCTGCTCCAACATGTGATCGAAGAATCCGACGCCGGTCTCGATCTTCACCGGACCGGGCGCATCCAGATCGACGGCGCAGACGATGCGGGTTTCCTTGGTGTCGCGCACGGCCTGACCGACGCGTGCCGGGCGGCGCTTGGCGGGCGTCAGGCCGAAGGCGGCGAGCAGCCGGTCGTTGACCTCGGACTTGATCGAGATCGGCAGGCGCAGACGCTCGCCGGACAGATCGGCCTCGACGCCGTAGGCTTTCAGACCAGCCAGGGCGGCGGCAAGCTCCTCTGGGCGAGCCATTATGATGGGACCGACGCCCGGTTCGACCGGCATCTGGCGACCCAGTTCGCGCACGACCCGTTCGCGCTCGCGCCGGACCGAGGCGATCCGCTCGGCGGTCTCGATCATCCGCGACGGATCGAGCGCCTGAATCGCCAGCCGCACCAGCGGTTCGGGCAGGGCGTAGGGTTCCAGCACCGACGCCAGACGCGCCAGGGTCTGGGCTTGGGCGATCGCCGCGCCGACGCGGGCGCCGGCTAAGCCATAGGCCAGGGACAGGCTGCGCAGCACGATCAGGTTCGGCTGATCGGCGACGACGGTCACGGCCGAGGCGCTGTCGGAGAACTCGATCAGTCCCTCGTCCACCACCAGCAGGGCGGGGGCGACGCGGGCGGCCATCTCGCCGACGGCTTCGGGCGAGCCCAGGGCGCGGATGACGACGATACTTTTCTCTGGGGCCGTTTCGCCCTTGGCCGGATAGATGGCGCCGAGACTGTCATAGGGTTCGGCCTTCGGGGCCTCGACCGATCCCCCGTCGCGAGCGGCGAGGCGCCAGGCCAGTTCCAACCCGTGGGTTAGGCCGCGCACCGGCAGCACCTGTTCGGCAGGTACGCCATAGACGCCGGCCATGCGAGCGGCGAGGGCTGAGGCGTCGTCGGGATAGCGATCCAGACCTTCGCCGCCGGAAACCAGCGGCGGATAAGGGGCAGGCAGGGTCATCCTTCGGCCCTCAGGTCGGCGGCGCGGGCGTGGGCTTCCAGGCCCTCCATCCGGGCCAGACGGGCGGCGATGGGCGCAAGCTGACGGGCGCCGGCCTCGGTCACCAGCTGGACCGACATGGTGGTCATGAAGCTGGCGGTGGTGACGCCGCCCAGGGTGCGGGCGCCGCCGTCGGTCGGCAGGACGTGGCTGGGACCAGCGGCGTAGTCACCCAGCGTCTCGGCGGCGAACCGGCCGACGAACACGGCCCCGGCGGCGTTGATCGAGTCGACCAGCGGCTCGGGATCGTCGATCTGGATCGCCAGGTGTTCGGGACCATAGAGGTTGGCGACTTCTGCGGCCGCGTCGAGGTCGCGCACCAGGATGGCGCGGGCTTCGTTCAGAGAGGCGCGGGCGATGGCTTCGCGGGGCAGGGTTGCGACCTGCACCTCCACCTCGCTCAGGATGTAGTCGATGGTGGCGCGGCTGGTGGAGACCAGCAGAACCTGCGCATCCGCATCATGCTCGGCCTGGCTGAGCAGGTCGGCGGCGGCGATCTCGGGCGCGGCGTCGCGATCGACGATGACCATCAACTCCGACGGGCCGGCCGGCATGTCGACGGCGGGACCGCCTGGCAGGGCGGAGGCCTGCTTCTTGGCCTCGGCCACATAGGCGTTGCCGGGTCCGAACAGCTTGTCACAGGCCGGAATGACCCCGTCTTCCAACTCGACGCCGAAGGTCAGGGCGGCGATGGCCTGGGCACCGCCCA containing:
- the hisD gene encoding histidinol dehydrogenase, giving the protein MKRIDWSSLDAAGKTAALARPAQRTAGDVTEVVRTILDDVRQRGGAAVTDWCLKLDKAPPRRIAITPEAVAEARNALPPGDVRALRMAADNVRVFHQATRPEDTPFVETTPGVRSKLAWRPIASAGLYIPGGTAPLFSSLLMLAIPAGVAGVGQRVAVTPPNKEGGIHPAMILAAAEAELDAIWLMGGAQAIAALTFGVELEDGVIPACDKLFGPGNAYVAEAKKQASALPGGPAVDMPAGPSELMVIVDRDAAPEIAAADLLSQAEHDADAQVLLVSTSRATIDYILSEVEVQVATLPREAIARASLNEARAILVRDLDAAAEVANLYGPEHLAIQIDDPEPLVDSINAAGAVFVGRFAAETLGDYAAGPSHVLPTDGGARTLGGVTTASFMTTMSVQLVTEAGARQLAPIAARLARMEGLEAHARAADLRAEG
- the hisB gene encoding imidazoleglycerol-phosphate dehydratase HisB; this translates as MTLPAPYPPLVSGGEGLDRYPDDASALAARMAGVYGVPAEQVLPVRGLTHGLELAWRLAARDGGSVEAPKAEPYDSLGAIYPAKGETAPEKSIVVIRALGSPEAVGEMAARVAPALLVVDEGLIEFSDSASAVTVVADQPNLIVLRSLSLAYGLAGARVGAAIAQAQTLARLASVLEPYALPEPLVRLAIQALDPSRMIETAERIASVRRERERVVRELGRQMPVEPGVGPIIMARPEELAAALAGLKAYGVEADLSGERLRLPISIKSEVNDRLLAAFGLTPAKRRPARVGQAVRDTKETRIVCAVDLDAPGPVKIETGVGFFDHMLEQIAAHGGFSLRLQCEGDLHTDPHHTIEDSAIALGQALKQALGERKGIARYGFVLPMDEANATVSIDLSGRPYPLFEGAFETPFIGDYRTDLTAHVFRSLAEAMGAAVHISVTGQDDHHKTEAVYKAFGRALRQAIRVEGDAVPSTKGVL